One stretch of Candidatus Nitrosotenuis cloacae DNA includes these proteins:
- a CDS encoding NAD(P)/FAD-dependent oxidoreductase produces the protein MTQELSYDIVVVGAGPAGSSAAFSAAKLGHRVALVEKEETVAQTVRTSGVTWMDSIKEFEIPEYCYNPVKNYGFCSPNNEVVISGKIAMAAVLDVRKTYRWLAEKAQKQDVELFLNTTITGAARDQHGITLSATSPNGEISFHCKIVIDASGFQTIVGKSLGLTTQWKRFGAGAEYEVEAENADPDTWWLMVGQDYSPAGYAWIFPLGGKIVRIGVGVGKPESPLDPTERLKEIIEKKLGPIAKLGKITPIEFHYGLIPNDGLSRKTVYDNLILVGDTAGQANPLVLEGIRYAIRFGRVAGETAANAIHRGDLSEKSLISYEENWKKAIQSKINSASKVQARWIGLSDQEWDKELDIIRELSIDEFLDFIKADFGLASIVKMAVSHPKLAVRQLFNIVKGATGK, from the coding sequence GTGACTCAAGAGCTAAGCTATGACATAGTTGTGGTTGGTGCAGGGCCTGCAGGCTCGTCTGCGGCATTTTCTGCAGCCAAGCTAGGGCATCGAGTGGCACTAGTAGAAAAAGAAGAAACAGTTGCACAGACAGTTCGAACAAGCGGTGTTACGTGGATGGACTCTATAAAAGAGTTTGAGATTCCCGAGTATTGCTACAATCCGGTGAAAAACTATGGGTTTTGCTCTCCAAACAACGAGGTTGTGATATCAGGGAAAATTGCAATGGCCGCAGTGTTGGATGTAAGAAAGACATACCGATGGCTTGCAGAAAAGGCGCAAAAGCAAGACGTAGAACTATTCCTAAACACGACAATTACTGGTGCTGCAAGAGACCAGCACGGAATCACACTATCTGCGACATCTCCAAACGGTGAGATCTCATTTCACTGTAAGATAGTAATTGATGCAAGCGGGTTTCAAACTATTGTTGGAAAATCCCTGGGCCTAACAACACAGTGGAAGCGATTTGGTGCCGGTGCAGAATATGAGGTAGAGGCAGAAAATGCAGACCCAGACACCTGGTGGCTAATGGTAGGACAAGATTATTCACCTGCAGGCTATGCGTGGATTTTCCCATTGGGTGGAAAAATTGTCAGAATTGGCGTCGGTGTAGGAAAACCAGAATCCCCACTAGACCCAACTGAGCGGCTAAAAGAGATAATTGAGAAAAAGCTTGGACCAATTGCAAAGCTTGGCAAGATAACACCAATTGAATTCCATTATGGCTTGATTCCAAATGACGGCCTCTCCAGAAAGACAGTTTATGATAATTTGATTTTGGTTGGAGACACTGCAGGTCAGGCAAATCCGCTGGTACTGGAAGGAATTAGATACGCAATTAGATTTGGGCGAGTGGCAGGGGAGACTGCAGCAAATGCAATTCATAGGGGCGATCTATCAGAGAAATCCCTCATATCATACGAGGAGAACTGGAAAAAAGCAATCCAGTCCAAGATAAACTCTGCATCAAAGGTCCAAGCGCGATGGATTGGACTCTCTGATCAGGAGTGGGACAAGGAACTGGACATAATCAGGGAGCTAAGCATTGATGAGTTTTTGGACTTTATCAAGGCAGACTTTGGACTTGCAAGCATAGTAAAGATGGCAGTCAGCCACCCAAAACTAGCAGTACGTCAATTATTCAATATTGTTAAAGGCGCGACAGGAAAATAG
- a CDS encoding ABC transporter substrate-binding protein, translating into MKILVVFVFVFLFGVNLAFAEKGTFVDTIQFIQYLDESTAIEEVKKKNLDIYYSRIPAELIQDTDTQNLQIHYTTGGSFSILVNPAEGEKFNPFSIQKIRFALNYLIDRKLIVDELMSGYGVVMSSNYGPYDPDFLLIVSEIEKFHFRYNPELANSMITQGLVEAGAQKIDGKWMYGNEPITVTFFIRNDDPVRNSIGEVISSELEKIGFTVKKDFGDLNKAYVLVYGSDPADLAWSLYTEGYAGRSAFVKYDPLGLAQMYAPWYSNMPGFNNPQYWNYKNPQLDGVTQKIYSSNYTSYEQRAVLIREATTLGVNESVRIFLAAKIDPFVVNKDIKGVINDFGGGIQTRFTPINSRSDEPTLKIGVKQIYQGAWNPVRGLADAYSKNIWDTLYDPGMFKNPYSGQNFPVRQDWKVETAGPNQKLDVPSDAISWDPTLQKWVSSNGKKAISKVTYDLVWSNWHNGQKMDMNDVLYSIYFAQEWGSAQTPDDKTFDPEYTPTASQSAKTLIAVRPIDDDTIEVYVDFWHFDESEIADWGGVWVTMPWEVMTAMEQAVLDGKASFSRTDAQAKSLNWFSLIIPRDAQLVRQYLEEFSASGVVPKSLQGFENDANSRYAGTILWIEQKNHAVISNGPFYLDSYSPEARTITIKSFDDPTYPYPAGYWSKFEDVSLPQITDISVPEKIAKGITLDIPITTVHATDLYYFVNDGTGAEVTSGIIPIQNDFAQILLSPEITSSMDGGNDLKVYAISDSVLKPDIYTTSFSVLDSIDDEFEETILSQEKTKAQLDYGPIFIILGLIIVGTVLYVRKSRKRRLIH; encoded by the coding sequence AAGATTCTAGTTGTCTTTGTTTTTGTATTTTTGTTTGGGGTGAATCTGGCGTTTGCGGAAAAGGGAACATTTGTTGATACCATCCAGTTCATCCAGTATCTGGATGAGAGCACGGCAATAGAAGAGGTAAAAAAGAAAAATCTTGATATCTATTATTCCAGAATTCCGGCCGAGCTAATTCAAGATACTGATACGCAAAATCTGCAAATTCATTATACTACTGGCGGCTCTTTTAGCATACTGGTAAATCCTGCAGAGGGAGAAAAATTCAACCCATTTTCCATACAAAAGATACGATTTGCACTAAACTATCTGATTGACAGAAAACTGATAGTGGATGAGCTCATGTCTGGCTATGGCGTGGTAATGTCATCAAATTATGGGCCATATGATCCGGACTTTTTGCTCATAGTATCAGAGATTGAGAAATTTCATTTTAGATACAATCCCGAGCTTGCAAACTCCATGATCACACAGGGACTAGTTGAGGCTGGGGCTCAGAAAATCGACGGCAAATGGATGTATGGTAATGAGCCAATCACAGTCACGTTTTTCATTAGAAATGATGATCCTGTTCGAAACTCAATTGGCGAGGTGATATCATCGGAATTGGAAAAAATAGGGTTTACCGTCAAAAAGGACTTTGGGGATCTCAACAAGGCATATGTTTTGGTGTATGGCTCTGATCCTGCAGACCTTGCCTGGAGTCTTTACACCGAAGGATATGCCGGAAGGTCTGCATTTGTCAAGTATGATCCGCTAGGCCTTGCGCAAATGTATGCGCCATGGTACTCTAACATGCCGGGCTTTAACAATCCACAATACTGGAATTACAAAAATCCACAACTGGATGGTGTCACACAGAAGATCTATTCCAGTAATTACACCTCATATGAGCAGCGAGCAGTACTAATCCGAGAGGCAACCACGCTAGGAGTAAACGAGTCAGTCAGAATATTTTTGGCAGCAAAGATTGATCCGTTTGTAGTAAACAAGGACATTAAAGGCGTGATCAATGATTTTGGTGGCGGAATCCAAACCAGATTTACGCCAATCAACTCTAGGTCTGATGAACCCACATTAAAAATCGGAGTCAAGCAAATCTATCAAGGCGCATGGAACCCGGTGCGCGGACTGGCAGATGCATATTCCAAAAACATCTGGGACACTTTGTATGATCCCGGCATGTTCAAGAATCCTTATTCCGGTCAAAACTTTCCAGTCCGTCAAGACTGGAAGGTGGAAACTGCGGGCCCAAACCAAAAACTGGATGTGCCTTCTGATGCCATCAGTTGGGATCCTACACTGCAAAAATGGGTCTCCTCAAATGGCAAAAAGGCAATAAGCAAAGTAACGTATGATCTGGTCTGGTCGAACTGGCACAACGGCCAGAAAATGGACATGAATGATGTGCTGTATTCGATTTATTTTGCACAGGAATGGGGCTCTGCGCAAACCCCAGATGACAAAACATTTGATCCTGAATACACTCCGACTGCAAGCCAATCCGCAAAAACCCTAATTGCAGTCAGGCCAATCGATGATGACACAATAGAAGTTTATGTTGATTTTTGGCATTTTGATGAATCAGAAATTGCTGATTGGGGTGGAGTCTGGGTTACCATGCCTTGGGAGGTAATGACTGCAATGGAGCAGGCAGTGCTTGATGGCAAGGCCTCTTTTTCAAGAACCGATGCTCAGGCAAAAAGCCTGAACTGGTTTTCATTAATCATTCCGCGTGATGCACAACTGGTTCGGCAATACCTCGAAGAGTTTTCTGCATCTGGCGTGGTGCCAAAGTCTTTGCAGGGCTTTGAGAATGATGCAAATTCCAGATACGCTGGCACCATACTGTGGATAGAGCAAAAAAACCATGCTGTAATTAGCAATGGTCCGTTCTACCTTGATAGTTATTCACCTGAGGCAAGAACAATCACCATCAAATCATTTGATGATCCTACATATCCATATCCTGCAGGATATTGGAGCAAATTCGAGGATGTCAGCTTGCCGCAAATAACGGATATCTCGGTTCCTGAGAAAATTGCAAAAGGCATCACACTGGATATTCCAATTACAACAGTTCATGCAACAGACCTGTACTATTTTGTAAATGATGGGACTGGCGCTGAGGTAACAAGCGGGATAATTCCAATCCAAAATGATTTTGCACAGATTCTCCTATCGCCGGAAATAACCTCATCCATGGATGGTGGTAATGATCTCAAAGTCTATGCCATTTCGGATTCTGTACTAAAGCCAGACATTTACACTACAAGCTTTTCTGTTTTGGATTCAATTGATGATGAATTTGAAGAGACTATACTATCACAGGAAAAAACTAAAGCCCAGCTTGACTATGGTCCGATTTTTATCATATTGGGTTTGATTATAGTTGGCACCGTACTGTATGTTAGAAAATCAAGAAAGAGACGCCTAATCCACTGA